The following proteins come from a genomic window of Panicum hallii strain FIL2 chromosome 8, PHallii_v3.1, whole genome shotgun sequence:
- the LOC112902472 gene encoding uncharacterized protein LOC112902472 yields MAAAAPVYRRVLKAVQKHVGGGASKQHFRDFVAAEFRAPAGTEADARARLRLAGDYAYLLTSVHHHKDLLFSYNIAVDRSDEMKKILNKSAASVGLQLPDVYQP; encoded by the exons atggcggccgcggcgccggtGTACCGGCGGGTGCTCAAGGCGGTGCAGAAGCACGTCGGCGGGGGCGCCTCCAAGCAGCACTTCCGGGACTTCGTCGCCGCCGAGTTCCGCGCCCCCGCTGGCACGGAGGCCGACGCCAGGGCGAGGCTGCGGCTCGCCGGGGACTACGCCTACCTTCTCACCAGCGTCCATCACCACAAG GACCTGCTATTCTCATACAACATTGCTGTGGACCGATCTGATGAAATGAAGAAGATATTGAACAAATCTGCTGCCAGTGTAGGCCTTCAGCTTCCAGATGTCTACCAGCCTTGA
- the LOC112902471 gene encoding phosphoglucan phosphatase LSF2, chloroplastic-like isoform X1, with translation MANTARLPASSCSLAAGSITTRSRRATMAIGCAPGGSNTHRRSMGLFLCRSSSTAGAEGGRRMEDYNTTMKRMMRNPYEYQHDLGMNYAVISDSLIVGSQPQTPGDIDHLKNEKNVAYILCLQQDKDIEYWGIDFPAILSRCKELGIQHIRRPAVDFDPDSLRSQLPKAVSALEWAISQRKGRVYVHCTAGLGRAPAVAIAYMFWFEDMDLNTAYKKLTSIRPCGPNKRAIRAATYDLAKKDDPWKEPFENLPENAFEGIADWEKKIIHDRIRALREA, from the exons ATGGCGAACACCGCCCGTCTCCCCGCCTCCTCGTGCAGTCTGGCCGCCGGCAGCATCACCACCAGGAGCAGGAGGGCAACCATGGCCATTGGATGCGCTCCCGGCGGCAGCAACACCCACCGGAGGAGTATGGGCCTTTTCCTTtgccgctcctcctccacggccggAGCTGAAGGGGGCAGGAGGATGGAGGATTACAACACCACCATGAAGCGGATGATGCGCAATCCGTACGAGTACCAACACGATCTTG GTATGAATTATGCTGTCATCAGTGATAGCCTGATTGTTGGGTCACAACCTCAAACTCCTGGAGATATCGATCATTTGAAAAATGAAAAGAATGTTGCCTACATTCTTTGTTTGCAGCAGGACAAGGACATCGAATACTGGGGTATTGATTTCCCAGCTATTCTCAGCAGGTGCAAAGAACTTGGCATTCAGCATATCAGAAGACCG GCAGTTGACTTTGACCCAGATTCCTTGAGGTCACAATTGCCAAAGGCAGTTTCCGCATTAGAATGGGCTATATCACAGCGCAAAGGGCGGGTTTATGTCCATTGCACTGCTGGACTTGGGAGGGCTCCGGCAGTTGCAATTGCTTACATGTTTTGGTTCGAGGATATGGAT CTTAACACAGCCTACAAAAAGCTGACCTCCATAAGGCCCTGTGGACCCAATAAGAGAGCTATTCGTGCTGCCACCTATGATCTAGCTAAGAAGGATGATCCATGGAAAGAGCCTTTTGAGAATCTACCAGAGAATGCTTTCGAGGGCATTGCGGACTGGGAGAAGAAGATAATTCATGACCGGATACGTGCTCTACGTGAAGCATGA
- the LOC112902471 gene encoding phosphoglucan phosphatase LSF2, chloroplastic-like isoform X2, which produces MANTARLPASSCSLAAGSITTRSRRATMAIGCAPGGSNTHRRSMGLFLCRSSSTAGAEGGRRMEDYNTTMKRMMRNPYEYQHDLGMEPLSLLRQDKDIEYWGIDFPAILSRCKELGIQHIRRPAVDFDPDSLRSQLPKAVSALEWAISQRKGRVYVHCTAGLGRAPAVAIAYMFWFEDMDLNTAYKKLTSIRPCGPNKRAIRAATYDLAKKDDPWKEPFENLPENAFEGIADWEKKIIHDRIRALREA; this is translated from the exons ATGGCGAACACCGCCCGTCTCCCCGCCTCCTCGTGCAGTCTGGCCGCCGGCAGCATCACCACCAGGAGCAGGAGGGCAACCATGGCCATTGGATGCGCTCCCGGCGGCAGCAACACCCACCGGAGGAGTATGGGCCTTTTCCTTtgccgctcctcctccacggccggAGCTGAAGGGGGCAGGAGGATGGAGGATTACAACACCACCATGAAGCGGATGATGCGCAATCCGTACGAGTACCAACACGATCTTGGTATGGAACCATTATCACTCCTCCGG CAGGACAAGGACATCGAATACTGGGGTATTGATTTCCCAGCTATTCTCAGCAGGTGCAAAGAACTTGGCATTCAGCATATCAGAAGACCG GCAGTTGACTTTGACCCAGATTCCTTGAGGTCACAATTGCCAAAGGCAGTTTCCGCATTAGAATGGGCTATATCACAGCGCAAAGGGCGGGTTTATGTCCATTGCACTGCTGGACTTGGGAGGGCTCCGGCAGTTGCAATTGCTTACATGTTTTGGTTCGAGGATATGGAT CTTAACACAGCCTACAAAAAGCTGACCTCCATAAGGCCCTGTGGACCCAATAAGAGAGCTATTCGTGCTGCCACCTATGATCTAGCTAAGAAGGATGATCCATGGAAAGAGCCTTTTGAGAATCTACCAGAGAATGCTTTCGAGGGCATTGCGGACTGGGAGAAGAAGATAATTCATGACCGGATACGTGCTCTACGTGAAGCATGA